Proteins encoded by one window of Desulfobotulus pelophilus:
- a CDS encoding MraY family glycosyltransferase has translation MPYVAAMILLVFLASYVLTRIVRHYAISKSLMDTPCDRSSHETPTPRGGGLAVVIIFVVTLFSMAMAGFNDWSVVAAFSGAGGLVAFIGFWDDRGHIPARWRLLGHFTAAAWGLYWLGGIPDMKVMGHTLHGGWFSGTLILVGLVWLLNLYNFMDGIDGIAGAEAVSVCIGGAFLYYVLGEKGLALIPLVLAAAAAGFLVWNFPVARIFMGDAGSGFIGLILGLLAIQAAWFSPAVFWCWMILLAVFISDATLTLLRRLFYGEKVYEAHRSHAYQYASRLAGNHKTVTLAVVLINLIWLFPLSVAVALEKMDGSAAFLIACLPLALVAFFLKAGAGHLQKK, from the coding sequence ATGCCGTATGTTGCCGCTATGATACTTCTGGTTTTTCTTGCCAGTTATGTTTTGACCCGGATTGTCAGGCATTATGCAATTTCCAAAAGTCTTATGGATACCCCCTGTGACCGCAGCTCCCATGAAACACCTACGCCCAGAGGGGGAGGGCTGGCAGTTGTCATCATTTTTGTTGTTACCCTTTTCAGCATGGCCATGGCAGGATTTAATGACTGGTCTGTTGTTGCGGCTTTTTCCGGTGCTGGTGGGCTGGTTGCCTTTATAGGCTTTTGGGATGATAGGGGGCATATTCCAGCCAGATGGCGTCTTCTGGGCCATTTTACAGCGGCTGCATGGGGGCTTTACTGGCTAGGGGGTATTCCGGATATGAAGGTGATGGGTCATACACTGCATGGAGGGTGGTTTTCAGGGACACTCATATTAGTGGGGCTCGTATGGCTCTTAAATTTGTATAATTTTATGGACGGAATTGATGGTATTGCCGGCGCAGAAGCTGTGAGCGTATGCATAGGAGGGGCTTTTCTTTATTATGTGCTTGGAGAGAAAGGACTGGCTCTTATCCCTTTGGTTCTGGCAGCCGCTGCTGCAGGTTTTCTGGTCTGGAATTTTCCAGTTGCACGGATTTTTATGGGGGATGCGGGTAGTGGATTCATTGGACTTATTCTGGGATTGCTTGCCATTCAGGCAGCCTGGTTTTCTCCTGCTGTTTTCTGGTGCTGGATGATCCTGCTTGCCGTCTTTATAAGCGATGCAACGCTTACACTGTTGAGACGCCTTTTTTATGGTGAAAAGGTATATGAAGCTCACAGAAGCCATGCCTATCAGTACGCATCCCGCCTTGCTGGTAACCACAAAACAGTCACTCTGGCTGTGGTGCTTATTAATCTTATCTGGCTGTTTCCCCTTTCTGTAGCCGTTGCCCTGGAAAAAATGGATGGGTCTGCAGCATTTCTCATTGCCTGTCTGCCCCT